The segment GGAAACCTGGACTCGCGGGCCGGCGCCGAGGTGCTGGGCTTCCTGCGCAGGTCGGTCGACGACCTGGGCCAGACGATCGTGATGGTCACGCACGACCCGGTGGCGGCCTCGTACGCCGACCGCGTCATCTTCCTCGCGGACGGCCGGATCGTGGACGAGATGACCGACCCGACGTCGGAGTCCGTGCTGAACCGCATGGCGGCCTTCGACGCGCGCGGGAGGACGTCATGACCGTCGTCAAGACCTCGATGCGCAACTTCGTCGCGCACAAGGGACGTATGGCGCTCAGCGCGATAGCCGTCCTGCTGTCGGTGGGATTCGTGTGCGGCACGCTCGTCTTCACCGACACCATGACCTCGACCTTCGACAAGCTGTTCGCGGTCACCGCCGCCGATGTCACCGTCAGCGCCAAGGACGCGCCCGGCGGCAACGAGCAGCAGCAGACCGCCAAGGCGGCCTCCGTACCGGCCTCGGTGCTCACCGGACTGAGGAAGACCGACGGGGTGAAGTCCGCCCTGGGCGACGTCAGCAACATGGCGCTCACTGTCGTCACCGGCAAGGGCAACGACAACCTCAGCCCGTCCTCCGGTGCCCCGACCATCGGCACCAACTGGGACTCCAGTGAGCTGAAGGTCGTGGACCTCACCTCCGGCCATGCCCCGCGCGGGCCCACCGAGGTGATGGTGGACAAGGACACCGCCGACAAGCACCACCTGAAGCTGGGCGACGAACTGCGGGTCATCGCGGCCCCCGGGGAGTTCCGGGCGAAGATCACCGGCATCACGACCTTCAAGGTCACCAACCCCGGTGCGGCGGTCTTCTACTTCGACACGCCCACCGCGCAGACCAGGCTGCTCGGCTCGGCGGACGCGTACTCCAACATCATGCTCACCGCCGACCAGGGCGTCAGCGACGAGCAGCTCAAGAAGACCGTCGCCGCGGACCTCGGCACCGGATACAAGGTCCAGACCCAGGCCGAGTTCACCGCCGAGAACAAGCAGGGCATCGACTCCTTCCTCGGCGTCATCAAGACCGCGATGCTCGGCTTCGCCGGGATCGCCCTCCTGGTGGGCATCTTCCTGATCGTCAACACCTTCTCGATGCTGGTGGCGCAGCGCACTCGCGAGATCGGCCTCATGCGGGCCATCGGCGCCAGTCGTAGCCAGGTCAACCGGTCCGTGCTGGTCGAGGCGACCGTGCTCGGCGTCGTCGGGTCGATCCTGGGCATCGGGGGCGGCGTGGGGATCGCCGTACTGCTCATGAAGCTGATGAGCAAGCTGGGCATGAACCTCGACACCTCCGAGCTGACCATCAAGACCGCCACACCGCTGATCGGCCTCGCCGTGGGCGTCATCGTCACCGTCCTGGCCGCCTACCTGCCCGCCCGCCGGGCCGGCAAGGTCTCCCCGATGGCCGCCCTGCGCGACGCCGGCACCCCGGCGGACGGCAAGGCGGGCCGGATCCGGGCCGCGATCGGACTGCTCCTCACCGGTGCGGGCGGCGTGGCGCTGTACGCCACCGCGCAGGCCACCAAGGCCAGCACCGGCGGGCTGACACTGGCCGCCGGAGTGGTCCTCACCCTCGTCGGATTCGTCGTCGTCGGCCCGCTCCTGGCCGGTGTCGTCGTCCGGGTCATCAGCGCGGGCGTCCTGCGGATCTTCGGCCCCGTCGGGCGGCTCGCCGAGCGCAACGCGCTGCGCAACCCCCGCCGTACGGGTGCCACGGCCGCCGCCCTCATGATCGGCCTCGCCCTGGTCGCGGGCCTGTCGGTGGTCGGGTCGTCCATGGTGGCCTCCGCCGGCGACCAGCTCGACAAGTCGGTCGGCGCGGACTTCATCATCCAGTCGCCCACCGGCCTGCCCATCGCCCCCGAGGTCGAGAAGGCGATCAAGACGACGCCCGACCTCGCCCACGTGACGGACTACAAGTCGATCCCGGTCCACATCACCGCCCCCGGCGGCAAGCCCGAGACCACCGACCTGTCCGCCGCCGACCCGACCTACGCCGAGGACCTCCAGGTCAAGACGGTCTCGGGCAAGCTGTCGGACGCGTACGGCAAGAACGCGATCTCGCTCGGCGAGTCCTACGCCAACCGCAAGCACATCAAGGTCGGCGACCAGGTCACCGTGGCCTTCGACGGCGGCTCGACCGCGAAGCTCACCGTCGCGGCGATCACGTCCAAGGACACCGTCTTCGACCAGGGCGCGATGTACGTCAACATCACGACCGTCGCCCGGTACCTGCCGGCCGACAAGATGCCGATGAACGTCATCATGTTCGCCTCGGCGAAGTCCGGGCAGCAGGACGCGGCCTACACCTCGCTCAAGAAGTCCCTGGACGGCTACCCGCAGGTCCAGGTCAAGGACCAGGCCGACTACAAGCAGCTGCTCAAGGACCAGATCGGGCAGCTCCTGAACCTGATCTACGGGCTGCTGGCGCTGGCGATCATCGTCGCCATCCTGGGCGTCGTGAACACCCTCGCCCTGTCGGTGGTCGAGCGGACCCGGGAGATCGGCCTCATGCGGGCCATCGGGATGTCCCGTCGGCAGCTGCGCCGCATGATCCGCCTCGAATCGATCGTCATCGCCCTGTTCGGCGCGGTCCTGGGCCTGGGCCTCGGCCTCGGCTGGGGCGCCACCGCCCAGCAGCTGCTGGCGCTGAACGGCCTCAACGTCCTGGAGATCCCCTGGGGGACCATCATCACGGTCTTCATCGGATCGGCCTTCGTGGGCCTGGCGGCGGCCCTCTTCCCGGCCTTCCGGGCGGGTCGGATGAACGTCCTCAACGCCATCGCGACGGACTAGGACAGTCGTGGTGGAGTCCGCGGCCGACGGGGTTTCCCGTCGGCCGCGGACGCGTGTGTCGGTGGGGCGTCGTAGGCTGGGACACCCCGGCCCGTTCGACGTGTCGGGCGGTTCGCGTTGCCAGTAAAGCCAGTACGCCAGTAATTGGGGACGGAAAGCCTTCATGAGCCTGAACGGTCTGCTCGATGTCGTTGTCGGCGATCCGGCCCTCTCCGAGGCGGTGAAGACCGCCGCCGGCGGCACCCGTCCGCACGTGGACATCGTGGGCCCGCCCGCCGCGCGGGCCTTCGCCATCGGGGCGCTGGCGGCCCGCGCGGGGCGTACGGTCCTGGCGGTCACGGCCACCGGCCGCGAGGCGGAAGACCTGGCGGCGGCGCTGCGCTCGCTGCTCCCGGAGGACGCCGTGGCGGAGTACCCGGCCTGGGAGACCCTGCCGCACGAGCGGCTCTCCCCGCGCTCGGACACCGTCGGCCGCCGCCTCGCCGTCCTGCGGCGGCTCGCGCACCCCAGCGCGGACGACCCGACGGCCGGGCCGGTGAAGGTGGTCGTCGCGCCCATCCGCTCCGTACTGCAGCCGCAGGTGCAGGGCCTCGGCGACCTGGTCCCGGTGGCGCTGCGCAGCGGGCAGAACGCCGACCTCGGCGCGGTCGTGGACGCGCTGGCGGCGGCCGCGTACGCCCGCGTGGAGCTGGTCGAGAAGCGCGGCGAGTTCGCCGTGCGCGGCGGCATCCTGGATGTCTTCCCGCCCACCGAGGAGCACCCGCTGCGGGTGGAGTTCTGGGGCGACGACGTCGAGGAGATCCGTTACTTCAAGGTCGCCGACCAGCGCAGCCTGGAGGTCGCCGAGCACGGCCTGTGGGCGCCGCCCTGCCGCGAGCTGCTGCTGACCGACGCCGTACGGGCCAAGGCGGCGGCCCTGTCCGCCGAGCATCCCGAGCTGCACGAACTGCTCGACAAGATCGCCGAGGGCATCGCGGTCGAGGGCATGGAAGCCCTGGCCCCGGTGCTGGTGGACGACATGGAGCTGCTGCTCGACGTGCTGCCCGCCGCCAGCATGACGGTGGTCTGCGACCCGGAACGCGTACGCACCCGCGCCGCCGACCTCGTCGCGACCAGCCGCGAGTTCCTGGAGGCCTCCTGGGCGGCCTCGGCGGGCGGCGGCGAGGCCCCGATCGACCTGGGCGCGGCCAGCCTGTGGGGCATCGCGGACGTCCGCGACCACGCCCGTGAACTGGGCATGCAGTGGTGGACGCTCAGCCCCTTCGCCGCCGGCGAGGAGGAGGACCTCGACGGCGACACCGTCCGGCTCGGCATGCACGCCCCCGAGGTCTACCGGGGCGACACCGCCCGCGCCCTGGCCGACACCAAGGGCTGGCTGGCCGAGGGCTGGCGCACGGTCTACGTCACCGAGGGACACGGCCCCGCCGCCCGCATCGTCGAGGTGCTGGGCAACGAGGGCATCGCCGCCCGCCTGGACACCGACCTCCCCGCCGCCGCCATCGAGCCCTCCGTCGTCCATGTGGCGACCGGCTCCATCGAGAACGGCTTCATCGACCCGGCGCTCAAGCTCGCCGTCCTCACCGAGACCGATCTGTCCGGCCAGAAGTCCTCCACCAAGGACATGGGCCGCATGCCGTCCCGGCGCCGTAAGACCATCGACCCGCTCACCCTCCAGCCGGGCGACTACATCGTCCACGAGCAGCACGGCGTCGGCCGCTACGTCGAGATGGTCCAGCGCACCGTCCAGGGCGCCACCCGCGAATATCTGCTGGTCGAGTACGCCGCCGCCAAGAAGGGCCAGCCCGGCGACCGGCTCTTCGTCCCCACCGACCAGCTTGAGCAGATCACCAAGTACGTCGGCGGCGAGGCGCCCTCCCTGCACCGCCTGGGCGGCGCCGACTGGACGAAGACCAAGGCGCGGGCGAAGAAGGCCGTCAAGGAGATCGCCGCCGACCTGATCCGGCTCTACTCCGCCCGGATGGCCGCCCCCGGCCACACCTTCGGCCCGGACACCCCCTGGCAGCGCGAGCTGGAGGACGCCTTCCCGTACGCCGAGACCCCCGACCAGCTCACCACCATCGCCGAGGTCAAGGAGGACATGGAGAAGTCCGTCCCCATGGACCGCCTGATCTGCGGCGATGTTGGATACGGTAAAACCGAAATCGCTGTGAGAGCTGCGTTTAAAGCCGTCCAGGACGGCAAGCAGGTGGCGGTCCTGGTCCCGACCACGCTCCTCGTCCAGCAGCACTTCTCCACCTTCTCCGAGCGCTACTCCCAGTTCCCCGTCATCGTGAAGGCGCTGTCCCGCTTCCAGAGCGACAGCCAGGCGAAGGCGGTCCTGGAGGGGCTCCGGGAGGGCTCGGTCGATGTCGTGATCGGTACGCACCGGCTGTTCTCGTCGGAGACGAGGTTCAAGGACCTGGGCCTGGTCATCGTCGACGAGGAGCAGCGCTTCGGCGTCGAGCACAAGGAGCAGCTCAAGAAGCTCCGCGCCAACGTCGACGTCCTCACGATGTCCGCCACGCCGATTCCCCGCACCCTGGAGATGGCCGTCACCGGCATCCGCGAGATGTCCACCATCACCACCCCGCCCGAGGAGCGCCACCCGGTCCTCACCTTCGTCGGCCCGTACGAGGAGAAGCAGATCGCCGCCGCGATCCGGCGTGAGCTGTTGAGGGAGGGCCAGGCCTTCTACATCCACAACCGCGTCGAATCCATCGACAAGGCGGCCTCCAGGCTGCGTGATCTGGTGCCCGAGGCCCGGATCGCCACGGCGCACGGGCAGATGGGCGAGAGCGCGCTGGAGCAGGTCGTCGTCGACTTCTGGGAGAAGAAGTTCGACGTCCTGGTCTCCACGACGATCGTCGAGTCCGGCATCGACATCTCCAACGCCAACACGCTGATCGTCGAGCGCGGCGACAACTTCGGCCTCTCCCAGCTCCACCAGTTGCGTGGGCGGGTCGGCCGCTCGCGCGAGCGCGGCTACGCGTACTTCCTCTACCCGCCGGAGAAGCCGCTCACCGAGACCGCCCACGAGCGCCTCGCCACGATCGCCCAGCACACGGAGATGGGCGCCGGCATGTACGTCGCCATGAAGGACCTGGAGATCCGCGGCGCCGGCAACCTGCTCGGCGGCGAGCAGTCCGGCCACATCGCCGGTGTCGGCTTCGACCTCTACATCCGCATGGTCGGGGAGGCCGTCGCCGACTACCGCAGTGCCCTCGAAGCGGGCGGCGAGCCCGAGGAGACCCTCCTCGACGTCAAGATCGAGCTCCCCGTCGACGCCCACGTCCCCCACGACTACGCCCCCGGCGAGCGCCTCCGCCTCCAGGCCTACCGCGCCATCGCCGCCGCCAGCTCCGAGGCCGACATCACCGCGGTCCGAGAAGAGCTCACCGACCGCTACGGCAAGCTCCCCGAGCCCGTTGAGAACCTCTTGTTGGTCGCCGCCCTCCGCCTCCTCGCCCGCAAGGTCGGCGTCGCCGACATCACCCTCGCCGGTGCCAACGTCCGCTTCTCCCCGGTCGAGTTGCGCGAGTCCCAGGAACTGCGGCTCAGCCGGCTCTACCCCCGTACGGTCATCAAGCACCCCGCCAAACAGATCCTCGTCCCCCGGCCCACCACCGCCCGCATCGGCGGCAAGCCGGTCGTGGGGCGCGAGCTCTTGACCTGGACGGCGGAGTTCCTGACCACGATCCTCGACAACTGACCGTCGGCGGTGGTTGCTGGTTCCGTCCTCAAGCGCCGGACGGGCTGGGGCCCCTCTTGTCTGCGGTCCTCGCGGGCGCTTCGCTGGCTTCGGGCCGCTGCGCCGGCCTCCGGCCGTCGGAGGGGTGGGCGCGGTTGCGGTGCCCTCGGCCGTGGCCGAGGGTTCCGTCCTCAATCGCCGGACGGGCTGGGTCGGTCGTGGGGTTGGGGGCGCCTGCCGGGGCCTCTCTCCTCGGCGCTCGCGACTCTGGTCGACCGCATCCGTGCCCGGGATCCTCGCTCGTCGCCTGCGGGAGAACCCCTCCACCGCCCCCGCCCGGCCGGAAGACAAGTTCCAGCCCGTCCGGGGTTGAGGACCTGTACCCCCACCGGCCGGTGGCCGCGTACGGGCCGAAGGGGACGGTGGAGGGATGCGCCCGGAAGCGACGAGCGAGGATCCCGGGCAACGAACCCGGCCGACCCGAGTCGCGAGCGCTGAGGACGCAGTCCCGGCAGGCGGCCCCGACCGTACGACAGCAGCAGGCGCACACCGGCCGACCCAGCCCGTCCGGCGCTTGAGGACGGAACGGGTAACCATGCCGGACGGTAAGGGGGTTTCGTCCCGGGACGGGAAGTTCGGAAATCCTCCCGTAATGCCGGGGCCCCGTCACAGCGCGTGGCCCCCACCCGCCCCCCGGAGGGCCCCGCTCCGGTTGGCCTGGGCGGATGCCAGACGGCCGACCGCCAGGGATGACGTGCGGTAGCGACCGGGCCGTTGGGGGGCTACTGGTCGGTACCAATGGCGTTCGCGGAGTGAGATGACTGGCATGCTCATTTCACTCAGAGTTAACCTCGGGAAATCTACCCGCGTATACCTCGCCGCGTCACCATGGTGCGCGTCGCAAGTCCCCCACGCGCACCGCCCGTTCCCCCTGGAGTCCTCCATGCGCATATCCCTGCGTTCTCGCGTGATCGCCCTCGCCACGGCCGCCCTGTCGGCCGGGGCCTTCCTTCTCACCTCGGGTGCGGCGCCGGCGTCGGCCGCGCTGCCGACCCCGGTGTCGGTGGCGACGGCCAAGACGTACCTCGCGTCGCTGACCGTGGCGACGGAGGACCGTACCGGGTACGACCGGGACCTGTTCCCGACCTGGATCACGATCTCGGGGACGTGCAACACCCGGGAGACGGTGATCAAGCGCGACGGCACCAGCGTGGTCGTCAACTCCGCGTGCACCGCGACCAGCGGCTCCTGGTACTCGCAGTACGACGGAGTCACCAGCACCGACGCCAGCACCTTCGACATCGACCACGTCGTCCCGCTCGCCGAGGCCTGGGACTCGGGGGCGTCCGAATGGACCACGGCGCAGCGCCAGGCGTTCGCCAATGACGTGACCCGGCCGCAGCTGATCGCGGTGTCGGCCAGCTCCAACCGCTCGAAGGGCGATGACGACCCGGCCGAGTGGCTGCCCACCCGCACCGCGTACCAGTGCACGTATGTCCGGGCCTTCGTGCAGGTGAAGTACTACTACGACCTGTCGGTCGACTCGGCGGAGAAGGCGGCGATCAGCAGCGTCCTCAGCGGCTGCTGAGTTTCTGTTATCGCCCCGGTCCTGGTGCGTCTCCTGCTTCGTACGCCCCCGTACGCAACCGGATTCCACACAGGAGCGAAGACGTGGTCGCAGAGATCAGCCGCCGGAACATGCTGAAGATCGCCGGCGCGGCCGGCGTGGCCGCGGGCGCCGCCACCGTCGTGGGTGGCGGCGCCACGGTGGCGACGGCCGCAGGCCGGACCTTCGCGCACCCCGGCATGCTGCACACTCCGGCCGACTTCGCGCGCATGACGGCCAAGCTGAAGGCAGGCGCGAGGCCCTATACGGAGGGCTTCGCGAAGCTGACCGCGAACCGGCACGCGCAGAGCGGCTGGGTGGCGCGCCCGTCGGCCGTCGTCTACCGGGGCGGCGGCACGCCCCAGAACTACGCGACGCTCTACAACGACATCCACGCCGCCTACCAGAACGCCGTGCGCTGGCGGATCACCGGCGAGAGCGCCTATGGCGACACCGCTGTCGCCATCCTCAACGCATGGTCGGCCACGCTGACCAGCGTCCAGGGCTCGGCCGACCGGTTCCTGGCGGCCGGGCTGTACGGCTACCAGTTCGCCAACGCCGCCGAGCTCGTGCGCGACCACGACGGCTTCGAGCTGGCCCGCTTCCAGAAGATGATCAAGGACTGCTTCTACCCGCTCAGCGAGGACTTCCTCGCCCGCCACAACGGCGCCTATGTCACCAACTACTGGGCCAACTGGGACCTGACGGCCATCGCCTGCGTCCTCGCCACCGGCATCCTGTGCGACGACAGCGCCATCGTCGACCGCGCGGTGGACTACTTCAAGAACGGCGAGGGGATGGGCTCGGTCAAGAACGCGATCCCCGTCGTGTACCCCGACGGCCTCGCCGAGTGGGTCGAGGCCGGCCGCGACCAGGGCCATGCCCTGCTCGGCGTCGGCCTGATGGGCACGATCTGCGAGATGGCCTGGAACCAGGGCATCGACCTGTACGGATACGACGACAGCCGCTTCCTCAAGGGCGCCCAGTACGTGGCCAAGTGGAGCATGGGCGGGACTGTGTCCTACACGGCGAACACCCGGCAGAAGGGCGCGCCCGGCATCTGGTCGGGACGTGAGACGGCGAGTGCGGCGGCCGGTGTGGACCCGAACATGACGCGTCCGATCTGGGCCATGATCGCCAACCACTACACGAAGCGCCGGGGCCTGTCGGCCACCTATCTCACCCAGATCGCCGCCAAGGCCGCTCCGGAGGGCGGGGGCGGCGACTACGGTCCCAACAGCGGCGGTTACGACCAACTCGGCTTCGGCACGCTGCTGTTCACGCGGGACAAGGCCACCCAGGCGTCGGCCACGGCCAGCCCCACGGCCAGTCCCGCAGCGGCCGCTTCGGCTTCGGCCTCGGCCTCCGCCGCCGCGAGCCCCGCCGGTGGCACCGGCAGCGACCTGGCCGACACCGGGGCGAGCGACATCGCCGCCTGGACCGCCGCCACCGGCATCACGGCCCTGGCCGGCGGGCTGCTCCTCCTGCGCAAGCGCGGCCGGTCGAGCAGCAACAGCACCCACTAGCCCGCATCGCGCGTGCGATGCGCATGATGGCCTCGATGGTTGCCTCGTCGAGGATCACAGCGAGCACGCGGGCGGCCGCCGCCGCCCGCGTGCCACGCTGCCTTTCCGTCCGCCCGGACTAAAGCGGCTCGCCGAAGATCTTCTTCAGCTGAGCAGCGTTCGCCTGGGTGACATCCCAGAGCGCTTCCTGGCGGCCGTACACATCGGCGACGGAAGCCGCGTGGTTGTCCAGCAGCCCCAGCGCGCGCTCGGTGAGCACCGACCCCAGGTTCAGGTCGTGGACCGAGACACCCCACTCGGGGCGCTCGATGTCCGACAGGAAGTAGGCCATCTTGGGGTGCGAGATCAGGCTGATGATCGGTGTGCCGCAGCCGAAGGGGATCATGCCGGCGTGCCCGCGCATGCCGATCACGAGCTTGGTACGGGCGTAGGCGTCCCGCAGCTGGTCGGTGTCGAAGTCGTACATCGGGATGACCGGGAGCGAGATGCCGTAGGTGCGCCGCAGGTCGAAGACGAAGCGCTCGTCGTCCAGGGCGTGGGCGGCGTACCGCACCTCGGCGTGGCTGCTCAGGTTGCGTACGGCGGTGGCCATCTCCTTGAGGAAGTGGTCGTAGTCGTGGCCGAAGCGCAGCCCCGCGCGGTCGTAGGCGCAGTTGATCAGGACGGTGTCGTCGCGCTCGGCCGGGTCCTGCCAGCCGGGGACGATCTGGCGGGAGACGGTGGTCGGGCAGGGCTGGAAGATCACCCGGTCCTGGAGCTCGGAGGGCAGCAGGTCGCGGACCTTCTGCACCGAGCCGTGGTTGCGCAGGCCGAAGAACGCCGACTTGGAGACCAGCAGGCGCAGGCTCTCCTCGAACCGGCGCCGTGTGTAGGCCTGGCCGTCGAAGGCGTTGTAGCCGACCGCGAAGACCGCCAGCGGGACGTCGATGCGCTCCAGCAGCCGGTCGGGCACATTCCACTGCCAGGCGCTGTTGCCGTTCGGCGAGGTGTCCGGGATGAACAGGCCGCCGCCGCCGATGACCAGGCCCCGGCGGGAGTTGACCCGCTCCAGGGCGGCCTCGTCGAACAGCCGGTGGGCGTGGATGGAGTGCCAGCTCTTGGCGCTGGTGTCGGAGCCGAAGCACATCCGCACCGTCTCCGGCAGCACCTTGTCGCCCGCGTTGCCCTGGCGGGGCATGTAGAAGGCGACATGCGCGAGCTGCTCGGGCGCGACCCCGGTCGAGTCGTCGTAGAAGCTCAGGGTCTCCGGGAGCGTCTTCTCGTACGCGATCCGGCAGCTGCGGTCCGTGAGGTCCGCGAACAGGCCGGACCGGGCGTACTCGTGCGAGATGGTGTCGTCGCCGCGGACCCAGGCGATGTTGGACAGCCGGCCGAAGATCCGGGAGGCTGTGCCGCCGTCGGCGCTGGCGAGCAGCAGGTGCGCCTCGGCCGCGTCGTAGCGGGAGACGGACGCCAGGGCCTGGCCGAGGAGTTCGTGCACCCGGTGCTGCTGGGCGGGGATCGGGGTCCGGGTCAGGACGTCGACCGCGTCCTCGTAACGGCCCTTGCCCAGGCAGGCCATCGCCACCTCGATGACGGCCTCGAAGTCGTCGCCGTCGGCGACCACGTCGCGCCCGAAGTGCATCAGCAGGTCGGGGTGCTTGTCGCCGGTCAGCGCCAGGAACTCGGCGGTGAACTCCTGCTGGCTCAGCGAGAAGCGCTCCCACGCGGCCTCGGCCTCGGAGTAGCCCTGCTCGCCGCCGGTCCACGGCTTGTGGCGGCCGGTGAAGTGCAGGATGGCCACGTCCTCGGGCACCGGCTTGTCGCCGGACAGCCGCCGCTTGACGTAGTTGTAGCCGGCGTCAAGCCGGACGAACTTGTGCTCCAGCAGGGCGTTCAGGATGCCCTGGTCGTGCTTGTCGAGCTCGTACTTGCCGGACTTGCCGGTGGCGTCGATCTGCGCGCAGAAGGAGTCGGTCAGGTACTCCTTCTGGATGACCAGCAGACCGCTGTTGAGCTTGGTCTGCTCCTTGAGGTACTGCGGCACCGCGCCGAGGCCGGTGCGCATGGAGAGCAGTTCGCTCAGATCGCCCAGGACCACCATGTCGGTGTCGAGGGTGATGATCGTGTCGTAGTCCCGGAAGCGGAACACGTCGAGGATGAAGTAGGCCTTGCGGACCAGGTAGTTCTCCTGGTCGCCCTTGACGTAGCCGTCGTAGCGGGAGGGGTCCACCCGGCGCAGGACGATGCGCGGGTGGAGGCGGCGGATCGCGGTGATCGACGAGGGCTGGAGGTCGTCGTAGAGGACGATGAAGTCCTCGCACACCTTGGGGTTGGTCAGGGCCAGGCTGCGCAGCAGATTGAGGAAGCCGGGCAGGTAGTTCTCGTCAACGTACGAGGCGAAGGCGATGCGGCGCTTGCCGGTCAGCGTCTCGCTCCGGACTGCCGAGTCCAGGAGGGGGGCGGTCATCGGAGCGATATCCTCATTTCAGTGACGTCCTGGGCGCGGGACATGACCCACTCCTTTTCCTGCGAATAGCCGTGCACCCCTGCGATGGGCAGTTTCATCGCTTCCGGCAGGCGGTAGGCGCCGCTGTCGTAGAAGTCGAATCCGAAGAGGTCGAGCTTCGGGCTGACATCCAGGAAGTCCAGCAGCCAGAGCATGTTGAAGCCGCTGGTCGGGATGTGCTCCCACTTGCTCTCGTCCATGCGGCCGATTTCGCGCACCGGCCAGCGCAGGGTGCGGTCGTTGACGTAGCCCTGCGCACCCGGGATGAGGCGCTGGCGCAGCGAGCGCTTCCACTGGCCGTGGATGCCGCCGAAGACCAGGCGGATCGGGACCTGCTTGTCCCAGTTGAAGTTGTGCAGGTGGATCGTGGTGTGGATGTCGGTCTTGGTGCCGGTGGCCGTCGCGTCCAGCTTGAAGGAGTTGAAGCGGACCACGAGGTCGTACGAGTCGATCTCGGCGCCCATGGTGCTGGTGCCGATCCGCTGGGAGTTGGCCACCAGGCAGACGGACTTGCCGGCGATGAGGTTGCGGAAGTCGCTCAGCCCGACCACCTGGGTGCTGCCCAGGGTGGGGTCGGGGACCTTCTCCATGTCGCGCAGGCGGCGGTCCTCGGAGTAGAGCTTGATCAGGCTCCTGGACTCCACGGCGCCGTTCTTGCGGTCCTGGCGCAGCCGGAACGAGATCAGGTCGGCGA is part of the Streptomyces sp. NBC_01262 genome and harbors:
- a CDS encoding glycosyltransferase, translating into MTAPLLDSAVRSETLTGKRRIAFASYVDENYLPGFLNLLRSLALTNPKVCEDFIVLYDDLQPSSITAIRRLHPRIVLRRVDPSRYDGYVKGDQENYLVRKAYFILDVFRFRDYDTIITLDTDMVVLGDLSELLSMRTGLGAVPQYLKEQTKLNSGLLVIQKEYLTDSFCAQIDATGKSGKYELDKHDQGILNALLEHKFVRLDAGYNYVKRRLSGDKPVPEDVAILHFTGRHKPWTGGEQGYSEAEAAWERFSLSQQEFTAEFLALTGDKHPDLLMHFGRDVVADGDDFEAVIEVAMACLGKGRYEDAVDVLTRTPIPAQQHRVHELLGQALASVSRYDAAEAHLLLASADGGTASRIFGRLSNIAWVRGDDTISHEYARSGLFADLTDRSCRIAYEKTLPETLSFYDDSTGVAPEQLAHVAFYMPRQGNAGDKVLPETVRMCFGSDTSAKSWHSIHAHRLFDEAALERVNSRRGLVIGGGGLFIPDTSPNGNSAWQWNVPDRLLERIDVPLAVFAVGYNAFDGQAYTRRRFEESLRLLVSKSAFFGLRNHGSVQKVRDLLPSELQDRVIFQPCPTTVSRQIVPGWQDPAERDDTVLINCAYDRAGLRFGHDYDHFLKEMATAVRNLSSHAEVRYAAHALDDERFVFDLRRTYGISLPVIPMYDFDTDQLRDAYARTKLVIGMRGHAGMIPFGCGTPIISLISHPKMAYFLSDIERPEWGVSVHDLNLGSVLTERALGLLDNHAASVADVYGRQEALWDVTQANAAQLKKIFGEPL
- a CDS encoding glycosyltransferase family 29 protein; the encoded protein is MHQGKLARNLDPRKIALGEEIRELLALYAAALADPSNAAAITGSKTAWPKQNPELFDKLLAVGNKAIDVRGADELTLATQVTDALLGVRGKSRAGWRLRARLMEALGDDEATIRAWERYVALTTDDDLNITGRIARLRESEARVSETLRLLQKECPASQGLEEAPDTELWGAGLALLDAGDWERAEPRLVAALVAMRDQGRPSAQLRQGLADLISFRLRQDRKNGAVESRSLIKLYSEDRRLRDMEKVPDPTLGSTQVVGLSDFRNLIAGKSVCLVANSQRIGTSTMGAEIDSYDLVVRFNSFKLDATATGTKTDIHTTIHLHNFNWDKQVPIRLVFGGIHGQWKRSLRQRLIPGAQGYVNDRTLRWPVREIGRMDESKWEHIPTSGFNMLWLLDFLDVSPKLDLFGFDFYDSGAYRLPEAMKLPIAGVHGYSQEKEWVMSRAQDVTEMRISLR